The following proteins come from a genomic window of Pseudomonas putida:
- a CDS encoding transporter substrate-binding domain-containing protein — MRLWAVLLSGLLLCCAAAQAQVRNYDAIIAAGELKVAVYKDFAPYSFQDHGQPRGVDVELAQALATALGVRLQLIWAPPGEKLDDDLRDYIWRGSPLRHQQLADLMMRVPYDRAYAQRRNELGELENAQVVMFGPYQEERWQVAYDRRRLPSVASVAVFQQHPVGVEVDSVPSFYLTSVFNGMLSARTHHYPSVQQAFAAMQAGQVDAVMAMRGEVDWQLHQAADPQLALAENAYPNLGKQAWEIGMAVHESNRQLAYAVEEAMEEMIRDGRLKAMYAAYGLRYEVPEMYQ, encoded by the coding sequence ATGCGTCTGTGGGCGGTGCTGTTGAGTGGCCTGCTGCTGTGTTGCGCGGCGGCCCAGGCGCAGGTGCGCAACTATGACGCGATCATCGCTGCCGGCGAGCTCAAGGTGGCGGTGTACAAGGATTTCGCCCCCTACAGTTTTCAGGACCACGGCCAGCCGCGTGGTGTCGATGTGGAGCTGGCGCAGGCCCTGGCCACGGCCTTGGGGGTACGCCTGCAACTGATCTGGGCGCCACCCGGAGAAAAGCTCGACGATGACCTGCGCGACTACATCTGGCGTGGCAGCCCGCTGCGTCATCAGCAATTGGCCGACCTGATGATGCGGGTGCCTTACGATCGCGCCTACGCGCAGCGGCGCAACGAGCTGGGGGAGCTGGAAAACGCCCAGGTGGTGATGTTCGGCCCCTATCAGGAGGAGCGTTGGCAGGTGGCCTACGATCGCCGTCGCCTGCCGTCGGTGGCCAGTGTCGCGGTATTCCAGCAGCATCCTGTCGGGGTCGAGGTGGACAGCGTGCCGTCGTTTTACCTGACGTCGGTGTTCAACGGCATGCTTAGCGCCAGGACCCACCATTACCCCAGCGTGCAGCAGGCATTTGCTGCGATGCAGGCCGGCCAGGTAGACGCTGTGATGGCGATGCGCGGCGAGGTTGACTGGCAGCTGCACCAGGCCGCCGACCCACAACTGGCCTTGGCAGAAAACGCCTACCCAAACCTCGGTAAACAGGCTTGGGAAATCGGCATGGCCGTGCATGAAAGCAACCGGCAGCTGGCCTACGCGGTGGAGGAGGCCATGGAGGAGATGATTCGCGATGGCCGGCTCAAGGCGATGTATGCCGCATACGGCCTGCGTTACGAGGTCCCGGAGATGTACCAATAG
- a CDS encoding quinoprotein dehydrogenase-associated SoxYZ-like carrier encodes MNWRATFLLACWMPWAAQAATQGTSTDPVPSVMWDFYHKQLLAQAAFVFDDRVKLLAPPFAEDARQVPLEIDARAFTGEVVRIIAWAELNPLPRIVDFQPGERVLPWLSIRIRIEQATPLRAAVLTRDGLWHVGSTLIDAAGGGCTAPSVVRTQPGWEEHLGEVLGGRYPRGDSSRLRLQVAHPMDNGLVSGIPEFFLNHAELQGADGQRLASLELYPAVSENPNLGFDIQGPGPTRLLLRDNSGNQFEAALP; translated from the coding sequence ATGAACTGGCGAGCAACTTTCCTGCTGGCCTGCTGGATGCCCTGGGCCGCCCAGGCAGCGACACAAGGCACCTCCACAGACCCGGTGCCTTCCGTGATGTGGGACTTCTACCACAAGCAGTTGCTGGCCCAGGCTGCATTCGTGTTCGATGACCGTGTGAAGCTTCTGGCGCCACCCTTTGCCGAGGATGCACGGCAGGTGCCGCTGGAGATCGACGCCCGGGCGTTCACAGGCGAGGTGGTGCGGATAATCGCCTGGGCAGAGCTGAACCCTCTGCCGCGCATCGTCGACTTTCAGCCCGGCGAGCGCGTGTTGCCCTGGTTGTCGATCCGCATCCGCATCGAACAGGCCACACCGTTGCGCGCCGCCGTACTGACACGCGATGGCCTGTGGCACGTCGGTTCTACCCTGATCGATGCTGCCGGCGGCGGTTGTACCGCACCCAGCGTGGTGCGCACCCAGCCCGGCTGGGAGGAGCACCTCGGTGAGGTGCTGGGCGGGCGCTACCCGCGTGGTGACAGCAGCCGCCTGCGCCTGCAGGTGGCCCACCCGATGGATAACGGCCTGGTCAGTGGCATTCCTGAATTCTTTCTCAACCATGCCGAGTTGCAAGGTGCAGATGGCCAGCGCCTAGCCAGCCTGGAGCTGTACCCGGCGGTCAGCGAAAACCCCAACCTTGGCTTTGACATTCAGGGCCCTGGTCCAACCCGGCTGCTGCTGCGGGACAACAGCGGCAACCAGTTCGAGGCGGCGCTGCCCTGA
- a CDS encoding quinoprotein relay system zinc metallohydrolase 1 yields MRWILLLLLCLGLPAQADLAYRLTPRQIAEGTWLLEGSTDNFAKANGGNVVNTAFIVTDSGVVVIDSGPSKGYGEALRKAIATLTDKPVVEVLLTHHHPDHVLGNQAFADVPIGALAGTRDLLRQQGDAMAENMYRLVGDWMRGTEVVLPTRVLQPGVHEVGGHRLRLLGLGGHTGADLAIFDEKTGVLFAGDLVFYQRALTTPNSPGLDVWLKDLDTLQALPWKQLVPGHGPVASDAQPFVQMRDYLGWLDGLMRDGAARGDDMAEMIRSPIPERFAGISLTRYELIRSVSHLYPRYERQQLRRLL; encoded by the coding sequence ATGCGTTGGATCCTGCTGTTGCTGCTGTGCCTGGGGCTGCCAGCCCAGGCTGATCTGGCGTACCGGCTCACACCGCGGCAGATCGCCGAGGGCACCTGGTTGCTGGAAGGCAGCACCGACAATTTCGCCAAGGCCAATGGCGGCAATGTGGTCAACACCGCGTTCATCGTCACCGACAGCGGTGTGGTGGTGATCGACAGCGGGCCGTCGAAGGGCTATGGCGAGGCGTTGCGCAAGGCAATTGCCACCCTCACCGACAAGCCGGTAGTGGAAGTGCTGTTGACCCATCATCATCCTGACCATGTACTGGGCAACCAGGCCTTTGCCGATGTGCCGATCGGTGCCCTGGCCGGCACCCGCGACCTGCTGCGCCAGCAGGGCGATGCCATGGCCGAGAACATGTATCGCCTGGTTGGCGACTGGATGCGCGGTACCGAAGTGGTACTGCCGACCCGGGTGTTGCAGCCGGGTGTGCATGAGGTGGGTGGGCACCGCCTGAGGTTGCTGGGGCTGGGCGGGCACACGGGGGCCGACCTGGCGATTTTCGATGAAAAGACCGGCGTACTGTTCGCCGGTGACCTGGTGTTCTACCAACGCGCCCTGACCACGCCTAACAGCCCAGGGCTGGACGTGTGGCTCAAGGACCTGGATACCCTGCAGGCACTGCCTTGGAAGCAGCTGGTACCCGGGCATGGCCCGGTGGCCAGTGATGCGCAGCCGTTCGTGCAGATGCGTGACTACCTGGGCTGGCTCGATGGCCTGATGCGTGATGGCGCGGCGCGCGGTGACGACATGGCCGAGATGATCCGCAGCCCCATTCCTGAACGGTTTGCCGGGATCAGCCTGACGCGTTATGAGCTGATCCGCAGTGTCAGTCACCTGTACCCCCGGTATGAGCGCCAGCAGTTACGGCGCTTGCTATGA
- a CDS encoding PQQ-dependent dehydrogenase, methanol/ethanol family translates to MTRSPRRPLFAVSLVLSAMLLAGAAHAAVSNEDILQDPKNPQQIVTNGLGVQGQRYSPLDMLNVNNVKELRPVWAFSFGGEKQRGQQAQPLIKDGVMYLTGSYSRVFAVDARTGKKLWQYDARLPDDIRPCCDVINRGVALYGNLVFFGTLDAKLVALNKDTGKVVWSKKVADHKEGYSISAAPMIVNGKLITGVAGGEFGVVGKIQAYNPENGELLWMRPTVEGHMGYVYKDGKAIENGISGGEAGKTWPGDLWKTGGAAPWLGGYYDPETNLILFGTGNPAPWNSHLRPGDNLYSSSRLALNPDDGTIKWHFQSTPHDGWDFDGVNELISFNYKDGGKEVKAAATADRNGFFYVLDRTNGKFIRGFPFVDKITWATGLDKDGRPIYNDASRPGAPGSEAKGSSVFVAPAFLGAKNWMPMAYNKDTGLFYVPSNEWGMDIWNEGIAYKKGAAFLGAGFTIKPLNEDYIGVLRAIDPISGKEVWRHKNYAPLWGGVLTTKGNLVFTGTPEGFLQAFNAKTGDKVWEFQTGSGVLGSPITWEMDGEQYVSVVSGWGGAVPLWGGEVAKRVKDFNQGGMLWTFKLPKQLQQTASTKP, encoded by the coding sequence ATGACCCGATCCCCACGTCGCCCCTTGTTCGCCGTGAGCCTGGTGCTCAGCGCCATGCTGCTTGCCGGCGCGGCTCACGCCGCTGTCAGCAATGAAGACATCCTCCAGGACCCGAAGAACCCCCAGCAGATCGTGACCAATGGCCTGGGCGTGCAGGGCCAGCGCTACAGCCCGCTGGATATGCTCAATGTCAATAACGTCAAGGAACTGCGCCCGGTCTGGGCGTTCTCCTTTGGCGGCGAGAAGCAGCGCGGCCAACAGGCCCAGCCGCTGATCAAGGACGGGGTGATGTACCTGACCGGCTCCTACTCGCGGGTGTTCGCCGTGGACGCCCGCACCGGCAAGAAACTGTGGCAATACGATGCACGTCTGCCGGATGACATCCGCCCCTGCTGCGACGTGATCAACCGCGGCGTCGCGCTGTACGGCAACCTGGTGTTCTTCGGCACGCTGGACGCCAAGCTGGTGGCCCTGAACAAGGACACCGGCAAGGTGGTCTGGAGCAAGAAGGTCGCCGACCACAAAGAAGGCTACTCCATCAGCGCCGCGCCGATGATTGTCAATGGCAAGTTGATTACAGGCGTTGCCGGCGGCGAGTTCGGCGTGGTGGGCAAGATCCAGGCGTACAACCCGGAGAACGGCGAGCTGCTGTGGATGCGCCCCACCGTGGAAGGGCACATGGGCTATGTGTACAAGGACGGCAAGGCGATCGAGAACGGCATTTCCGGCGGTGAGGCGGGCAAGACCTGGCCTGGCGACCTGTGGAAGACCGGCGGCGCTGCGCCTTGGCTGGGCGGTTACTACGACCCGGAAACCAACCTGATCCTGTTCGGTACCGGCAACCCGGCCCCGTGGAACTCGCACCTGCGCCCCGGTGACAACCTGTACTCTTCCTCACGCCTGGCGCTGAACCCGGACGACGGCACCATCAAGTGGCACTTCCAGAGCACGCCGCATGACGGCTGGGACTTCGACGGCGTCAACGAGCTGATCTCGTTCAACTACAAGGACGGCGGCAAGGAGGTCAAGGCTGCCGCCACGGCGGACCGCAACGGTTTCTTCTACGTGCTCGATCGTACCAACGGCAAGTTCATCCGCGGCTTCCCGTTCGTTGACAAGATCACCTGGGCCACGGGCCTGGACAAGGACGGCCGGCCGATCTACAACGACGCCAGCCGCCCGGGCGCACCAGGCAGCGAGGCCAAGGGCAGCTCGGTGTTCGTCGCCCCGGCCTTCCTCGGCGCCAAGAACTGGATGCCGATGGCCTACAACAAGGACACAGGGCTGTTCTACGTGCCGTCCAACGAGTGGGGCATGGACATCTGGAACGAAGGCATCGCCTACAAAAAGGGCGCGGCGTTCCTCGGTGCCGGCTTCACCATCAAGCCGCTCAACGAAGACTACATCGGCGTGCTGCGCGCCATCGACCCGATCAGCGGCAAGGAAGTGTGGCGCCACAAGAACTACGCGCCGCTGTGGGGCGGCGTGCTGACCACCAAGGGCAACCTGGTGTTCACGGGTACGCCAGAGGGCTTCCTGCAGGCATTCAATGCCAAGACCGGCGACAAGGTCTGGGAATTCCAGACCGGGTCAGGCGTGCTGGGCTCGCCCATCACCTGGGAAATGGACGGCGAGCAGTACGTTTCGGTGGTCTCCGGCTGGGGCGGCGCGGTGCCGCTGTGGGGTGGCGAAGTGGCCAAACGGGTCAAGGACTTCAACCAGGGCGGCATGCTCTGGACCTTCAAGTTGCCCAAGCAGTTGCAGCAAACAGCGAGCACCAAGCCCTAA
- a CDS encoding aldehyde dehydrogenase family protein: protein MIYAQPGTPGAVVSFKPRYGNFINGEFVQPLAGQYFTNSSPVNGQPIAEFPRSTAQDVDRALDAAHAAAEAWGKTSVQDRALVLLKIADRIEQNLEVLAVTESWDNGKAVRETLNADVPLAADHFRYFAGCIRAQEGGVGEINEGTVAYHIHEPLGVVGQIIPWNFPLLMAAWKLAPALAAGNCVVLKPAEQTPLSITVFAELIADLLPAGVLNIVQGFGREAGEALATSKRIAKIAFTGSTPVGSHIMKCAAENIIPSTVELGGKSPNIFFEDIMQAEPAFIEKAAEGLVLAFFNQGEVCTCPSRALIQESIYEPFMAEVMKKIAKITRGNPLDTETMVGAQASEQQYDKILSYLEIAREEGAQLLTGGGAERLQGDLASGYYIQPTLLKGNNKMRVFQEEIFGPVVGVTTFKDEAEALAIANDSEFGLGAGLWTRDINRAYRMGRRIKAGRVWTNCYHLYPAHAAFGGYKKSGVGRETHKMMLDHYQQTKNLLVSYDINPLGFF, encoded by the coding sequence ATGATCTACGCACAACCCGGAACTCCAGGCGCCGTCGTATCCTTCAAACCCCGTTATGGCAACTTCATCAATGGCGAGTTCGTGCAGCCGTTGGCTGGCCAGTACTTCACCAACAGCTCGCCGGTCAATGGCCAGCCGATTGCCGAATTCCCGCGCTCCACGGCCCAGGACGTAGACCGCGCCCTGGACGCCGCGCATGCCGCCGCCGAAGCCTGGGGCAAGACCTCGGTGCAAGACCGCGCCCTGGTACTGCTCAAAATTGCCGACCGCATCGAACAGAACCTGGAAGTGCTGGCGGTTACCGAAAGCTGGGACAACGGCAAGGCCGTACGCGAAACCTTGAATGCCGACGTGCCGCTGGCAGCGGACCACTTTCGCTATTTTGCCGGTTGCATCCGTGCCCAGGAAGGTGGCGTAGGTGAGATCAACGAAGGCACCGTGGCTTATCACATCCACGAGCCGCTGGGTGTGGTGGGGCAGATCATCCCGTGGAACTTCCCGCTGCTTATGGCCGCCTGGAAGCTCGCCCCGGCCTTGGCCGCTGGCAACTGCGTGGTGCTCAAGCCCGCGGAGCAGACGCCGCTGTCGATTACCGTCTTTGCCGAACTGATCGCCGACCTGTTGCCGGCAGGCGTACTGAACATCGTCCAGGGCTTTGGCCGTGAGGCCGGCGAAGCGCTGGCCACCAGCAAGCGCATCGCCAAGATCGCTTTCACCGGGTCCACCCCGGTGGGCTCGCACATCATGAAGTGCGCGGCCGAGAACATTATCCCGTCCACCGTCGAACTGGGTGGCAAGTCGCCGAACATCTTCTTCGAAGACATCATGCAGGCCGAGCCGGCGTTCATCGAGAAGGCTGCCGAAGGCCTGGTGCTGGCGTTCTTCAACCAGGGCGAGGTGTGTACCTGCCCGTCACGGGCGCTGATCCAGGAGTCGATCTACGAACCGTTCATGGCCGAGGTGATGAAGAAGATCGCCAAGATCACCCGCGGCAACCCGCTGGATACCGAAACCATGGTGGGTGCCCAGGCGTCCGAGCAACAGTACGACAAGATCCTTTCGTACCTGGAGATTGCCCGGGAGGAGGGCGCGCAGTTGCTCACCGGCGGTGGTGCCGAGCGGCTACAGGGTGACCTGGCCAGCGGTTACTACATTCAGCCAACCCTACTCAAGGGCAACAACAAGATGCGCGTGTTCCAGGAAGAAATCTTCGGGCCGGTGGTGGGCGTGACCACCTTCAAGGACGAAGCCGAAGCGCTGGCTATCGCCAACGACAGTGAATTCGGCCTGGGCGCCGGCCTGTGGACCCGCGACATCAACCGCGCCTATCGCATGGGACGCCGGATCAAGGCCGGGCGAGTGTGGACCAACTGCTACCACCTGTACCCGGCGCATGCGGCGTTCGGGGGGTACAAGAAGTCCGGTGTTGGCCGCGAAACCCACAAGATGATGCTCGACCACTATCAGCAGACCAAGAACCTGCTGGTGAGCTACGACATCAATCCGCTGGGCTTCTTCTAG
- the pqqA gene encoding pyrroloquinoline quinone precursor peptide PqqA, with protein MWTKPAYTDLRIGFEVTMYFANR; from the coding sequence ATGTGGACTAAACCCGCCTATACCGACCTGCGCATTGGCTTCGAAGTGACGATGTATTTCGCCAACCGTTGA
- the pqqD gene encoding pyrroloquinoline quinone biosynthesis peptide chaperone PqqD, which produces MNLIDRQQALALGRGLRLDWAPQKGCHVLLYAGGIIELNASAGWVLELLDGHSTVATVIDRLAQRFPDVPELEEDVLAFLEVARAKSWIE; this is translated from the coding sequence GTGAACCTGATAGATCGCCAGCAAGCCCTTGCCTTGGGGCGAGGCTTGCGCCTGGACTGGGCGCCACAGAAGGGTTGCCACGTGCTGTTGTACGCCGGGGGCATCATCGAGCTCAATGCCAGTGCCGGCTGGGTCCTGGAGCTGCTGGACGGCCACAGTACCGTGGCAACGGTCATCGACCGCCTGGCACAACGCTTCCCCGATGTACCGGAGCTCGAAGAGGACGTGCTGGCATTTTTGGAGGTGGCCCGCGCCAAATCCTGGATAGAATGA
- a CDS encoding iron-containing alcohol dehydrogenase, whose protein sequence is MSQSFSPLRKFVSPEIIFGAGCRHNVANYAKTFGARKVLVVSDPGVIAAGWVADVEASLQAQGIDYCLYTAVSPNPRVEEVMLGAEIYRQNHCDVIVAVGGGSPMDCGKAIGIVVAHGRSILEFEGVDMIRVPSPPLILIPTTAGTSADVSQFVIISNQQERMKFSIVSKAVVPDVSLIDPQTTLSMDPFLSACTGIDALVHAIEAFVSTGHGPLTDPHALEAMRLINGNLVEMIANPTDIALREKIMLGSMQAGLAFSNAILGAVHAMSHSLGGFLDLPHGLCNAVLVEHVVAFNYSSAPERFKVIAEVFGIDCRGLNHRQICGRLVEHLTALKHAIGFHETLGLHGVRTSDIPFLSQHAMDDPCILTNPRASSQRDVEVVYGEAL, encoded by the coding sequence ATGAGCCAGAGTTTCAGCCCCCTTCGCAAGTTCGTATCGCCTGAAATCATCTTTGGTGCCGGCTGCCGGCACAATGTGGCCAATTACGCCAAAACCTTCGGTGCGCGCAAGGTACTGGTGGTCAGCGACCCTGGCGTGATCGCCGCCGGCTGGGTGGCGGATGTGGAGGCCAGCCTGCAGGCCCAGGGCATCGACTATTGCCTGTACACCGCCGTGTCACCCAACCCGCGGGTCGAAGAGGTGATGCTCGGCGCCGAAATCTATCGGCAGAACCACTGTGACGTGATCGTCGCCGTTGGCGGCGGCAGCCCGATGGATTGCGGCAAGGCCATCGGTATCGTGGTGGCCCATGGACGCAGCATCCTCGAATTCGAAGGCGTGGACATGATCCGCGTGCCCAGCCCGCCGCTGATCCTGATCCCGACCACCGCCGGCACCTCGGCGGACGTGTCGCAGTTCGTGATCATATCCAACCAGCAGGAACGCATGAAGTTCTCCATCGTCAGCAAGGCGGTGGTGCCGGACGTGTCGCTGATCGACCCGCAGACCACCCTGAGCATGGACCCGTTCCTGTCGGCCTGCACCGGCATCGATGCGTTGGTGCATGCCATCGAGGCCTTCGTGTCTACCGGCCACGGGCCGTTGACCGACCCCCATGCGCTGGAAGCCATGCGCCTGATCAATGGCAACCTGGTGGAGATGATCGCCAACCCCACCGATATTGCGCTGCGCGAGAAGATCATGCTCGGCAGCATGCAGGCGGGGCTGGCGTTCTCCAATGCGATCCTGGGCGCAGTGCACGCCATGTCGCACAGCCTGGGCGGTTTCCTCGACTTGCCCCATGGCTTGTGCAACGCGGTGCTGGTGGAACATGTGGTGGCGTTCAACTACAGCTCGGCGCCGGAGCGTTTCAAGGTGATCGCCGAGGTGTTCGGGATCGACTGCCGTGGTCTCAATCACCGGCAGATCTGTGGGCGCCTGGTGGAGCACTTGACTGCCCTGAAACATGCCATTGGCTTCCATGAAACCCTGGGCCTGCATGGGGTGCGCACGTCCGATATCCCGTTCCTGTCGCAACACGCGATGGACGATCCGTGCATCCTCACCAACCCCCGTGCGTCGAGCCAGCGTGATGTCGAGGTCGTCTATGGCGAGGCCCTCTGA
- a CDS encoding PAS domain S-box protein, which produces MARPSDEQQRALAGLLGLGDHSARKSHYPELSARLDELEAERNRYKWLFENAVHGIFQASLQDGMRAANPALARMLGYDDPQAVLFSLTDLAANLFDGGAKELQAITAVLAREHSLHGYETRLRRKDGSHLDVLMNLLLKPGHEGLVEGFVADITERKLAQQRLQQLNDELEQRVAARTDELLEARDAAEAANRSKDKYLAAASHDLLQPLNAARLLISTLRERPLPEAEHVLVERTHQALEGAEDLLTDLLDISRLDQAAVRPDVAVYRLDEVFAPLVSEFSSVADAAGLKLHARIADYAISTDLRLLTRILRNFLSNACRYTDEGRILLGARRRGGQLRLEVWDTGRGIAQDRLQAIFLEFNQLDVGRAADRKGVGLGLAIVERIAKILGYRIEVRSWPGRGSVFSIEVPLGKEVPLAVHQAVPLPSAGNPLPGRRLLVLDNEVSILESMGALLGQWGCEVVTATDQEGALLALQGRAPELILADYHLDHGVVGCEVVRYLREHFATAIPAVIITADRSDQCRRGLQKLGAPLLNKPVKPGKLRAVLSQLLLVH; this is translated from the coding sequence ATGGCGAGGCCCTCTGACGAGCAGCAGCGGGCGTTGGCCGGGCTGCTGGGGCTGGGTGACCACTCGGCGCGCAAAAGCCATTATCCGGAGCTGTCCGCCCGCCTGGACGAGCTGGAGGCCGAACGCAACCGTTACAAATGGCTGTTCGAAAACGCCGTGCACGGGATTTTCCAGGCCAGCCTTCAGGACGGCATGCGCGCCGCCAACCCGGCGCTGGCCCGCATGCTTGGCTACGACGACCCGCAAGCGGTGCTTTTTTCCCTGACTGACCTGGCCGCCAACCTGTTTGATGGCGGTGCCAAGGAGTTGCAGGCGATCACGGCGGTGCTCGCCCGTGAGCACAGCCTGCACGGCTACGAAACCCGTTTGCGGCGCAAGGACGGCAGCCATCTCGATGTGCTGATGAACCTGCTGCTAAAACCCGGCCATGAAGGGCTGGTGGAGGGGTTCGTTGCCGACATCACCGAACGCAAGCTGGCCCAGCAACGCCTGCAACAGCTCAATGACGAACTGGAGCAACGGGTCGCTGCGCGTACCGATGAATTGCTTGAGGCCCGTGATGCCGCCGAAGCCGCCAACCGCAGCAAGGACAAATACCTCGCTGCCGCCAGCCATGACCTGCTGCAGCCGTTGAACGCCGCGCGCTTGCTGATCTCGACCTTGCGCGAGCGGCCATTACCAGAGGCCGAGCATGTGCTGGTGGAGCGTACCCACCAGGCCCTGGAGGGCGCGGAAGACCTGCTGACCGACCTGCTGGACATTTCCCGGCTCGACCAGGCTGCCGTCAGGCCGGACGTGGCTGTGTACCGCCTGGACGAGGTGTTCGCGCCGCTGGTCTCGGAGTTCAGCTCGGTGGCCGATGCTGCAGGCCTGAAGCTGCATGCACGCATAGCCGATTACGCCATCAGCACTGACTTGCGGCTGCTGACGCGCATTCTGCGCAACTTCCTCAGCAACGCTTGCCGGTACACCGACGAGGGGCGGATCCTGCTCGGGGCGAGGCGCCGCGGCGGCCAGTTGCGGCTGGAGGTGTGGGATACCGGGCGAGGCATCGCGCAGGATCGGCTGCAGGCCATTTTTCTCGAGTTCAACCAGCTGGACGTTGGCCGTGCTGCCGATCGCAAGGGTGTTGGCCTGGGGCTGGCCATCGTTGAACGGATCGCCAAGATTCTCGGTTACCGGATCGAAGTGCGCTCGTGGCCGGGGCGTGGCTCGGTGTTCAGCATCGAGGTACCTCTTGGCAAAGAAGTGCCGCTGGCTGTTCATCAGGCTGTGCCGCTGCCCAGCGCCGGTAATCCGCTGCCGGGCCGCCGCCTGCTGGTGCTGGACAACGAAGTGAGCATACTCGAGAGCATGGGCGCGCTGTTGGGGCAGTGGGGGTGCGAAGTGGTTACGGCTACCGACCAGGAGGGCGCCTTGCTGGCGTTGCAGGGGCGAGCCCCGGAACTGATCCTGGCCGACTACCACCTGGACCATGGCGTGGTGGGTTGCGAGGTGGTGAGGTACCTGCGTGAGCATTTTGCGACTGCCATACCGGCAGTGATCATTACCGCAGACCGCAGCGATCAGTGCCGGCGTGGCTTGCAGAAGCTAGGGGCGCCGCTACTGAACAAACCTGTGAAACCCGGGAAATTGCGGGCGGTGTTGAGCCAGTTGCTCCTGGTGCATTGA
- a CDS encoding D-serine ammonia-lyase — protein sequence MIHGKTLEAWQQSHPIIADLVALKQTSWFNPGIAKAAEALHDVGLTAADVQAASARLQRFAPYLATVFPETAAAGGVIESPVIPLPQLRRVLVEEGSLQNAGNLWLKADSDLPISGSIKARGGIHEVLKHAEDLALAAGLITPTDDYTQLASDQARAFFSQHTIAVGSTGNLGLSIGIMSAKLGFKVSVHMSSDARQWKKDKLRANGVSVVEHACDYSVAVEQGRQQAASDPSCYFVDDENSPQLFLGYAVAAERLARQLDQAGIQVNADHPLFVYLPCGVGGGPGGVAFGLKLMFGDAVHCVFAEPTHSPCMLLGVYTGLHDETNVQDFGIDNITAADGLAVGRPSGFVGKAMQRLIDGYYTVTDEELYRLMVIAHEQDKVKLEPSALAGVPGMLRVLQADEYLARQRFTPARLRQATHLVWGTGGSMVPEEEFNAYLAKGRSEQANV from the coding sequence ATGATTCACGGAAAAACCCTGGAAGCCTGGCAACAAAGCCATCCGATCATCGCCGATCTGGTTGCCCTGAAGCAGACCAGCTGGTTCAACCCGGGTATCGCCAAGGCTGCAGAAGCCCTGCACGATGTGGGCCTGACGGCTGCTGACGTGCAAGCGGCCAGCGCGCGGCTGCAGCGGTTCGCGCCTTACCTGGCCACTGTGTTCCCCGAAACAGCCGCTGCCGGCGGGGTCATCGAGTCGCCTGTCATCCCGCTGCCACAGCTGCGCCGGGTGCTTGTCGAAGAAGGATCACTGCAGAACGCAGGCAACCTGTGGCTCAAGGCGGACAGTGACTTGCCCATCTCCGGCTCGATCAAGGCCCGGGGCGGTATCCATGAAGTGCTCAAGCACGCCGAGGACCTGGCCCTGGCGGCCGGCTTGATCACGCCAACGGATGACTACACCCAACTGGCGAGCGACCAGGCCCGCGCATTTTTCAGTCAGCACACGATCGCCGTGGGTTCGACCGGTAACCTGGGGCTGTCGATTGGCATCATGAGCGCCAAGCTGGGTTTTAAGGTGAGCGTGCACATGTCCTCCGACGCCCGGCAATGGAAGAAGGACAAGCTGCGGGCCAACGGCGTGTCAGTGGTAGAACACGCGTGCGACTACAGCGTAGCGGTCGAGCAGGGTCGCCAGCAGGCGGCCTCAGACCCCAGTTGTTATTTTGTCGACGACGAAAACTCCCCACAGCTGTTTCTCGGCTATGCCGTCGCCGCCGAACGGTTGGCACGGCAACTCGACCAGGCTGGCATTCAGGTGAACGCAGACCATCCGTTGTTCGTGTATCTGCCCTGCGGCGTAGGGGGCGGCCCGGGCGGTGTCGCATTCGGGCTGAAGCTGATGTTCGGCGATGCGGTGCACTGCGTCTTTGCCGAACCCACCCACTCCCCCTGCATGCTGCTGGGTGTCTATACCGGCCTGCATGATGAAACCAACGTGCAGGACTTCGGCATCGACAACATCACCGCCGCAGACGGCCTGGCGGTCGGGCGCCCATCTGGGTTTGTCGGCAAAGCCATGCAGCGGCTGATCGATGGTTACTACACCGTGACCGACGAAGAGCTGTACCGCTTGATGGTCATCGCCCATGAGCAGGACAAGGTCAAACTGGAGCCCTCTGCCCTGGCCGGCGTACCGGGTATGCTACGGGTGCTGCAAGCCGACGAGTACCTGGCCCGCCAACGCTTCACCCCAGCCCGGCTGCGACAGGCCACCCACCTCGTCTGGGGAACGGGGGGCAGCATGGTGCCGGAAGAAGAGTTCAACGCTTATCTGGCCAAAGGGCGCAGCGAGCAGGCAAACGTGTAA